One Nocardioides dongkuii genomic window, TCCCCCATTCGGACACCCCCGGATCACAGCTCGGTTGCCAACTCCCCAGGGCTTATCGCAGGCTCCTACGTCCTTCATCGGCTCTTGATGCCAAGGCATCCACCGTGTGCCCTTCATAGCTTGTCTCACAAACACTCAACAAGAACTACAAAGATCAGAAGACAACCACCCCAATCAGGGTGAGTCGTCTCTTATCAAACGGCAAACCCACAAGGGGTCGACCGCAAGATGCTCGCGTCCACTATCCAATTAACAACCAACCAGCCCACCAACCCCCACCCACACCACACTCGGCGCGAGCAGACAAAGGAGGCACACCAACACTGAAGAATCGAATCTGATTCCTCAAAGCTCAACAGTGTGTCAGGGAAACCAACCAGCAACCAGCACCCAGGTTCCACGCCCCACCCCCGAACAAGTTCGGGACCAGGACAGTACTGAGGGACACCAACCACCGGCCGGCACTCTTCATCGACGATTCCACTAGTGAGTAGCACCACCGCGGCCACCGTTGTTGGTGAACCGACTCATGGCCACTGACTCCTTAGAAAGGAGGTGATCCAGCCGCACCTTCCGGTACGGCTACCTTGTTACGACTTCGTCCCAATCGCCAGCCCCACCTTCGACGACTCCCTCCCACAAGGGGTTAGGCCACCGGCTTCGGGTGTTGCCGACTTTCGTGACGTGACGGGCGGTGTGTACAAGGCCCGGGAACGTATTCACCGCAGCGTTGCTGATCTGCGATTACTAGCGACTCCGACTTCATGGGGTCGAGTTGCAGACCCCAATCCGAACTGAGACCGGCTTTTTGGGATTCGCTCCCCCTCACGGGATCGCAGCCCTTTGTACCGGCCATTGTAGCATGCGTGAAGCCCTGGACATAAGGGGCATGATGACTTGACGTCATCCCCACCTTCCTCCGAGTTGACCCCGGCAGTCTCCTATGAGTCCCCGGCATAACCCGCTGGCAACATAGGACGAGGGTTGCGCTCGTTGCGGGACTTAACCCAACATCTCACGACACGAGCTGACGACAGCCATGCACCACCTGTATACCGACTAAAAGGGCCCCTATCTCTAGGGGTTTCCGGCATATGTCAAACCCAGGTAAGGTTCTTCGCGTTGCATCGAATTAATCCGCATGCTCCGCCGCTTGTGCGGGCCCCCGTCAATTCCTTTGAGTTTTAGCCTTGCGGCCGTACTCCCCAGGCGGGGCGCTTAATGCGTTAGCTGCGGCACGGAATCCGTGGAATGGACCCCACACCTAGCGCCCAACGTTTACGGTGTGGACTACCAGGGTATCTAATCCTGTTCGCTCCCCACACTTTCGCTCCTCAGCGTCAGGTAATGCCCAGAGAACCGCCTTCGCCACCGGTGTTCCTCCTGATATCTGCGCATTTCACCGCTACACCAGGAATTCCGTTCTCCCCTGCATACCTCTAGTCTGCCCGTATCGAAAGCAAGCACCGAGTTAAGCCCGGTGTTTTCACTCCCGACGCGACAAACCGCCTACGAGCCCTTTACGCCCAATAATTCCGGACAACGCTCGCACCCTACGTATTACCGCGGCTGCTGGCACGTAGTTGGCCGGTGCTTCTTCTGTACCTACCGTCACTCTCGCTTCGTCGGTACTGAAAGAGGTTTACAACCCGAAGGCCGTCATCCCTCACGCGGCGTTGCTGGATCAGGCTTCCGCCCATTGTCCAATATTCCCCACTGCTGCCTCCCGTAGGAGTCTGGGCCGTGTCTCAGTCCCAGTGTGGCCGGTCACCCTCTCAGGCCGGCTACCCGTCGAAGCCTTGGTAGGCCATTACCCCACCAACAAGCTGATAGGCCGCGAGCACATCCCCCACCGAAAAACTTTCCACCACCATCCCATGCAGGAAGTGGTCGTATCCGGTATTAGACCCCGTTTCCGAGGCTTATCCCGAAGTGGAGGGCAGATTACTCACGTGTTACTCACCCGTTCGCCGCTCGTGTACCCCCGAAAGGGCCTTACCGCTCGACTTGCATGTGTTAAGCACGCCGCCAGCGTTCGTCCTGAGCCAGGATCAAACTCTCCGTTGAAAACAACACCCACACAACCAACCCACCCCAACGAAGGGACAGACGGCCGCATGGAAAAAGAGATGCCCCTGACAGGAGAAACTGACTATTGTCAGAATCATTGTCAAAGAAACCATCAACCATCAACTCCACCACCAAGGGCGAAGAACATGATCGACGGGGCATAACAAACTAATTCGTCGACTATGACACACTGTTGAGTTCTCAAGAATCAGACGCACTCCGCGGGTTTAGCCTCTCGGCTCCCCCTCGGGACTTGTCTTACTTTAGCGGCTGTCTTTCACCCTTGCAATTCGGGCGAATTCGAGCCTCACCGTGCACGCGCAGATGTTCTCGAGCTTTCGAGGGGCCCCTCTTCAGGGCGCTCACTCGTCGGACCGATTCGATCTGCGGTGTTGTGGTGGTCTCCGCGGGGCCGGGAGCCCGGCCAGACCGGCCTTGCTCCCCGCCGCTCCCTGGCGACATGGAAAACATTAAGCGATGTCCTCCGCCGACACAAATCCGGCGGCGGTGACGCCGACCACAGGCCCGTGCGGGCCGGTCAGCGCCCGGATCAACGCACCTCGATGCCCGCGAACCGCTTCTTCCCACGGCGCAGCACCAGCCAGGAGCCGCCGACCAGGTCGGCCTCGGCCGGGACGGTCTCCGGATCCGTCACCCGGGTGTTGTTGAGGTAGGCCCCGCCCTCGTTGATCGTGCGGCGGGCCTCCCCCTTGCTCGCGGCCAGGCCGGTCGCGACGAGGAGGTCGACGACGGTCGGGAGGCCGTCGGCGCGGTCCACCACGGTGGAGCCGGCCTCCCGCAGCGCGGCGGCGAGGGTCGACGTACCGAGCGCGGCCAGGTCGCCGCCGCCGAAGAGGGCGGCCGAGGCCGCCCTGATCCGCTCGGTCTCCTCCGGTCCGTGGACCAGGGAGGTGACCGCGTCGGCGAGGGCCCGCTGGCCGGCCCGGAGGAACGGCTTCTCGGCGTGCTCGGCCTCGAGCGCCTCGATCTCCTCGCGGGAGAGGAAGGTGAACAGGCGGAGCAGCTCGCCGACCTTCTCGTCCTCGACGTTGAGCCAGAACTGGAAGAAGGCGTACGGCGACATCATCTCGGGGTCCAGCCAGAGCGCCCCGCCCTCGGTCTTGCCGTACTTGGTGCCGTCGGCCTTGGTGACCAGGGGCGTGGCGAACGCGTGCGCCCGCCCGCCGTCCGCGCGACGGATCAGCTCGACGCCGCCGGTGAGGTTGCCCCACTGGTCGGAGCCGCCGAACTGCAGCGTCACGCCGTGCCGCCGGTACAGCTCGAGGAAGTCGAGGGACTGGAGGAGCACGTAGCTGAACTCGGTGTAGCTGATCCCGGCCTCGAGGCGGGTGCGGACGACGTCGCGCGCGAGCATCCGGTTGACCGGGAAGTGCTTCCCGATGTCGCGCAGGAAGTCGATCGTCGACAGGTTCGCCGTCCAGTCGTAGTTGTCGACCATGGTGGCGGCGTTCTCACCGTCGAAGGAGAGGAACGGCTCGATCTGCCGGCGTACCCGGCCCACCCAGTCGCGCACCGTCTCCGGGGAGTTGAGCGTGCGCTCCCCCGACTCCCGCGGGTCGCCGATCATGCCGGTGGCGCCGCCCACCAGGACGTACGGCGTGTGGCCGGCGCGCTGGAGCCGCATCGCGGTCACGATCTGGAGCAGGTTGCCCATGTGCAGGCTGGGCGCGGTCGGGTCGAAGCCGACGTAGTAGCGCACGCTCCCCCCGGCGAGCGCCTCGCG contains:
- the tyrS gene encoding tyrosine--tRNA ligase — translated: MPLDPTLLDDLEWRGLVAHATDLDALREALAGGSVRYYVGFDPTAPSLHMGNLLQIVTAMRLQRAGHTPYVLVGGATGMIGDPRESGERTLNSPETVRDWVGRVRRQIEPFLSFDGENAATMVDNYDWTANLSTIDFLRDIGKHFPVNRMLARDVVRTRLEAGISYTEFSYVLLQSLDFLELYRRHGVTLQFGGSDQWGNLTGGVELIRRADGGRAHAFATPLVTKADGTKYGKTEGGALWLDPEMMSPYAFFQFWLNVEDEKVGELLRLFTFLSREEIEALEAEHAEKPFLRAGQRALADAVTSLVHGPEETERIRAASAALFGGGDLAALGTSTLAAALREAGSTVVDRADGLPTVVDLLVATGLAASKGEARRTINEGGAYLNNTRVTDPETVPAEADLVGGSWLVLRRGKKRFAGIEVR